The uncultured Methanolobus sp. sequence CTTTCAGTGAATATCAGCTTTCACTGGCTGCAGGAATTGTTATATTCGGAGGTCTCATACTTATTAATTATCGTGGTGTTTCAAGCGGAGCACTGGTAGGTTATATTCTTGCAGCACTCGCATTTATACCTTTGATCATAATTGCACTGGCACCTTATGCAACAGGTGACTTCGTACTGGCAAACATCACCAGCACCTGGTTGCCAACTGACTGGGTATGGAATTTGAACAGTGTTCTTATTCTGCTGGGTATTTTTGCAATGGCACAGTGGAGCGCATGCGCCTGGGAAACAGCAGCTATCTATGGTCCTGAATACAAGAATCCGGGTAAAGATGTACCAAAGGCGCTTTTCACATGTGGTGCTATATGTCTTCTGGCATTTGTGATTGTACAGACAACAGTTACCGGAGTACTGGGAGTTGATGGAATTGCCAACGCACCTATCGATCCTATGCTTCCTGTAGCACAGGCAGCTCTTGGTGACATGGGTTCAACAGTTGCTATTGTAATGCTCATTGCCGCAATGGTCCTTATCATACAGACTGCATACCTTGGTTCTGCAAGAGCAATGCACTCCATGGCAATTGAAGGAAACCTTCCAAGGGTATTCGGTAAAGTGAATTCTCACGGAACTCCAATACTTGCAATGGTAGTTATCGGTATCTTCAACCTGGCACTCATTTCAATGGGAACCCCTACAGCTATCCTAGCAGCATCCGCTATAGGATATGTCTGTGCAAACGGTATCAGTCTTTTTGCATACGTAAAGGCAAAGGCAGATCCGCATCTTGCAGGTCTTGAAAGGCCTTTTAAGGCACCAACCGGCTGGAAGAATGTTGCACTCATGTTCGGTTTTTTCAATATTCCTCTCTGCCTGATCGGTATAATTTATCTCAACAGTATCGAAGGCAGCTGGTTCTCCACCGGTGTCGGGATTGTTGTTCTGGCTCTGTACATACCAATGTGGTATTATTCACAGCATGAAAACCATGTGGCTAAAAGAGTCGAAACACCTACGGTCTGACATGCATCTGCAGTAAGTGCTAAAAACACTTGCTGCAACGTTTTATTTTTATTACCGCATAACCTCCAATTATGCAGAAACAGTTAAATCCGGTAGTCTGCTCCTGACAGGCAAAAGGCTATCGGATTCTTTTTTTGGATATGATTAAAAAAGATTCTGAACTTTATCTTTAAAATGAGAGAACAATTCCTTGCTCCACTGGAGCGCATTGCTGTCAAAGCTCATAAGGATTGTATGGTCATATTGTCCCTGTTTATTGAAGAAACAAAGGAAGAGGAATCTGTCTGTTGAAATCAGTGTTGCAAGACCGGTTATTTCGTCTGATACGAAAAATTCTGTATTATCATAACCGGTGAATTTCATCATCTCTTCATTGTAATCATTTTCCATTCTTTCATGGACAGAGTTCGTTGTAACAAGAGACACGGGAATCCCTTTTTCAGCAAGACTTGAGTAAAGGGCAGGATATTCAGGATGGAAATAAGCGTTAAAGGCCATAACATAGCTGGCTTTGTGTATGTTCTCAGTGAACTCTTTAGGAAATTCAAACAGGTAATTAAGATCAGGCTCAATGATAACACAGTTACCTAATTCACCAAGTCTTTTCAGGATTGGTTCAGGTATGCCACTAAGATCTCTGTTTTTCCAGTAGTGGCTGTTCTCCTCAAAAACCTCAACAGCATTCAAAAGAGGCAGCATGTTTGCCACCAGCACTTTTCCCATGTTTGTCAGTACATAATGGTCTCCGTTCTGTATGACAAGACCATGTTCCTTCAGTTTTTTTATCTGAGGAATAAGGGCTGTGGAGGTTACATTCAGACTTGTTTTTATTTCTTCACGGCTTTTCTCTCCTTCCACAAGGAGAAGCAGAACATTTTTCCGTTTTTCCGAATTAAAGATTATATCTATTAATGAATTGCTCATTCCAACCAACTACCACAGTTTCATACACAGTATCTAAAAAAATTACCATCTATTTCAAAAGATTTATATGTCGTTGTTACAGGCTGTTTCCTGTTCATTTTTTTCCATTTCATGCCTGTATAGTGCCATTTCAATGTTGCTGCGCAGGTCATTGGCTTTGAAAGGCTTGACTATATACCCGTAAGGTTTTGTTTTCTTTGCTTTTTCGAGGATTTCGTCATCAGAATATGCAGTGAGATAAACGACCGGGATATCAAAGTTTTTACGTATCTCTCCAGCTGTCTGGATTCCGTCCATTTCGCCTTTTAATCTGACATCCATAAGGATGAGATCCGGGAAAGTTATCTCTGCCATTTTGATGGCCTCTTCACCTGTGGTAGCAAGAGCCGGAACGGTATACCCAAAGCTCTTCAGCTTCTTTTTTATGTTTAAGGCAATGATACTTTCGTCTTCAACGACAAGTATTTTTATATCTTTCGTGTCTTCCACAATAATCACCTGTTCTGCTTTAGTTTAGTTTAATCCTGAATTTCGTACCTTCACTGGTATCCAGTTCAATAGTTCCGTTTATCTGGGCTGTTAATGTAGTTACAAGCTGGAGTCCAAGGGATTCTGTCTGGGTAAAATCGATATTCTCAGGGAAACCACGTCCATTGTCGCCGATTGTCAATGTCAGCTTTCCATCTGTAAGATCCAGGTCTACAAATATTTCTCCTTCCTGGCCCGGTTCAAATGCATGTTTAAGTGAATTTGAGATAATCTCGTTTACTATCATTCCCAGTGGTATTGCAGTATCCATTTCAACAAAGACAATGTCAAGATCCAGTTTTATCCTGATATTTTTCTTCTCCACCATGTATGAGTAGGATAGCTCATTAACCAGTTTCATGAGATAATCGGAAAAATCAATGCTTTCCATATCCTGTGACCTGTAAAGTTCTTCGTGCACAAGAGCCATGGATATTACACGGTTCTGGCTTTCCCTGAATGCCTCGACAACATCTTCATTTTCGAATTTATCTGACTCAAGGTCAAGCAGGCTTGAAATAACCTGAAGATTGTTCTTAATACGATGATGGATCTCCTTCTTGCGGATTTCTTCAACTTTTTTTCGTTCGCCCATCATACTCGACAACGTTTCCCTTGTTTGTTCGATTCCCTCGGTAAGTATGAGGAAATCTCCTTCACCGTATACCCGGACATTTCTTGAGAAATCGTTATTCTGTACCGCAGTAAGTACTTTATTTGAATCTTTAATGATAGTATCCAGCAGCTCCGCAAAAACATCCAGTGTGTCTGTGAGCTGCCTGAATTCCCCGTGGACATTCAAATGGGATCTTTCGTTGAGTTTTCCTGTAGCAAGCTCATTTGTAAGCCTTATGGCATCATGGATAGGCGTAATTA is a genomic window containing:
- a CDS encoding response regulator; the encoded protein is MEDTKDIKILVVEDESIIALNIKKKLKSFGYTVPALATTGEEAIKMAEITFPDLILMDVRLKGEMDGIQTAGEIRKNFDIPVVYLTAYSDDEILEKAKKTKPYGYIVKPFKANDLRSNIEMALYRHEMEKNEQETACNNDI
- a CDS encoding APC family permease, which produces MEKEEGIDWHHAEQCSKVVCETGEESGLERSIDWKQGLAIAVGVPLLILPSIGYFAGWLWSAAIIVWGLSVFQGFMQNLAYGELATTFPKASGLPGFAQNVFKTRNYTGKYDKSKLVGGFSAWSYWFAWNPVLAIFAILVGFYLHSLFPGLAATFSEYQLSLAAGIVIFGGLILINYRGVSSGALVGYILAALAFIPLIIIALAPYATGDFVLANITSTWLPTDWVWNLNSVLILLGIFAMAQWSACAWETAAIYGPEYKNPGKDVPKALFTCGAICLLAFVIVQTTVTGVLGVDGIANAPIDPMLPVAQAALGDMGSTVAIVMLIAAMVLIIQTAYLGSARAMHSMAIEGNLPRVFGKVNSHGTPILAMVVIGIFNLALISMGTPTAILAASAIGYVCANGISLFAYVKAKADPHLAGLERPFKAPTGWKNVALMFGFFNIPLCLIGIIYLNSIEGSWFSTGVGIVVLALYIPMWYYSQHENHVAKRVETPTV
- a CDS encoding winged helix-turn-helix domain-containing protein, which encodes MSNSLIDIIFNSEKRKNVLLLLVEGEKSREEIKTSLNVTSTALIPQIKKLKEHGLVIQNGDHYVLTNMGKVLVANMLPLLNAVEVFEENSHYWKNRDLSGIPEPILKRLGELGNCVIIEPDLNYLFEFPKEFTENIHKASYVMAFNAYFHPEYPALYSSLAEKGIPVSLVTTNSVHERMENDYNEEMMKFTGYDNTEFFVSDEITGLATLISTDRFLFLCFFNKQGQYDHTILMSFDSNALQWSKELFSHFKDKVQNLF